One region of bacterium genomic DNA includes:
- a CDS encoding nucleotidyl transferase, with translation MRLTAIIPAAGVGTRLRPHTHSRPKALLPVAGNLVLGHILDQLIAVGVDRVVLVVGYRGEMIADWVAASYPGLAVDSVLQEQRLGLGHAVYQALLGADGGAGIAGGRGLIVLGDTIVRADFAGLLAAPGHAMGVKAVADPRRFGVAVVEAGRIVDLEEKPAQPRSDLALVGIYAFQDLAVLRAALASVVASGRTTRGEVQLTDALQLMIEQGEALTPFAIADWFDVGKEETWLETNRALLDGLPAPAPRPGVRFLPPVFAPASAQLADCTIGPYVSLGEGCAVSGGRLENSIVGEGARVRDCLLHDSLIGADCLVEGLRGSLNLGDHSVVRGERPPA, from the coding sequence ATGCGCCTGACCGCCATCATCCCCGCCGCCGGCGTCGGCACGCGCCTGCGCCCGCACACGCACAGCCGCCCGAAGGCCCTGCTGCCGGTGGCGGGCAATCTCGTGCTCGGCCACATCCTCGACCAGCTGATCGCCGTCGGCGTCGACCGCGTGGTGCTGGTCGTCGGCTACCGCGGCGAGATGATCGCCGACTGGGTGGCTGCGAGCTACCCGGGCCTGGCCGTCGACAGCGTGCTGCAGGAGCAGCGGCTCGGGCTGGGCCACGCCGTCTACCAGGCGCTGCTGGGCGCCGACGGCGGCGCCGGCATCGCCGGCGGCCGCGGTCTCATCGTGCTCGGGGACACCATCGTGCGCGCCGACTTCGCCGGTCTGCTCGCCGCACCCGGCCACGCGATGGGGGTGAAGGCCGTCGCCGATCCCCGGCGCTTCGGGGTGGCGGTGGTCGAGGCCGGCCGCATCGTCGACCTCGAAGAGAAGCCCGCGCAGCCCCGCAGCGACCTCGCCCTGGTCGGCATCTACGCCTTCCAGGACCTCGCCGTCCTGCGCGCGGCCCTGGCGAGCGTGGTCGCGAGCGGGCGGACCACGCGGGGCGAGGTGCAGCTCACCGACGCCCTCCAGCTGATGATCGAGCAGGGCGAAGCGCTGACGCCCTTCGCGATCGCCGACTGGTTCGACGTCGGCAAGGAGGAGACCTGGCTCGAGACGAATCGCGCTCTCCTCGACGGCCTGCCCGCGCCGGCACCGCGGCCCGGCGTGCGCTTCCTGCCGCCCGTCTTCGCGCCCGCCTCGGCCCAGCTCGCGGACTGCACGATCGGGCCCTACGTCAGCCTCGGCGAGGGCTGCGCCGTCAGCGGCGGGCGCCTGGAGAATTCCATTGTCGGTGAAGGGGCGCGTGTGCGAGATTGCCTGCTCCACGACTCGCTGATCGGGGCCGACTGCCTGGTCGAGGGGCTGCGGGGCAGCCTCAATCTCGGCGACCACAGCGTCGTGCGCGGCGAGCGCCCCCCCGCCTGA
- a CDS encoding HPr family phosphocarrier protein, whose amino-acid sequence MALRRPGRRSWQRRVGDPALPRRAVAGRLSRPLEEGAILLERDLQVVNAKGLHLRAASELVKLTSALDCKVTLSNGIIEVDGKSILGVAALGAARGSSVRVRCEGEREAAALAEIAALFARGFYEDAP is encoded by the coding sequence TGGCTCTGCGTCGGCCAGGCCGTCGATCTTGGCAGCGGCGAGTCGGCGACCCTGCGCTACCGCGTCGAGCTGTCGCCGGCCGGCTGAGCCGTCCGCTGGAGGAAGGAGCGATCTTGCTGGAACGGGATCTGCAAGTCGTCAACGCGAAGGGTCTGCACCTGCGTGCCGCCAGCGAGCTGGTCAAGCTGACCTCTGCCCTGGATTGCAAGGTCACCCTCTCCAACGGCATCATCGAAGTGGACGGCAAGAGCATCCTCGGCGTCGCCGCGCTCGGCGCCGCGCGAGGCAGCAGCGTGCGCGTGCGCTGCGAGGGCGAGCGGGAGGCGGCGGCCCTCGCCGAGATCGCCGCCCTCTTCGCGCGGGGGTTCTACGAGGATGCCCCCTGA
- the ptsP gene encoding phosphoenolpyruvate--protein phosphotransferase codes for MPPEQEPRRFQGRPGAPGVAEGPILVYDQDLPTGPPRQVEPAAIPAERDRFAAALAATEAEILAARARVAEELGEDHARIFDAHRFILLDQFLLDQTHHLIGEGWCAETAYAEACQRIVRTFQSLDNGLADRSGDLRDVERRVLARLSGRDATGFGALSEPVIVIARDISPSDAATMSRERVLGFVTERGGETSHSVILGRSLGIPVVVGVDGLATVAKSGDRLILDGHTGQIVLHPDAHAALQFARLREAYAELERQSLRYKDYPAETRDGRQIELMANIELPMEVQAAVQYGAAGIGLFRTEYLFLASPSFPDEEAQLAVYREVLAAVAPDPVIIRSMDLGGDKVSPAMRFPAEDNPSLGWRGIRYALDQPALFRTQLRAILRAGVAGSLRLMVPMVSRVEEIREVKRHLAEVKAELAAAGLAFQSDYQLGVMIETPSAVVIAHHLAREVDFFSIGTNDLVQYSLAIDRDNDFVRKLYEPFHPAILRQIKRTVSAGKEGGCWVGICGELPEDPLFTILLIGLGLDEISVNPYRLPEIKRIIRSVTYDQARGLVKSAWSYATAEEIRRSVSRLAARKFPELAAVLQPAESRA; via the coding sequence ATGCCCCCTGAGCAGGAGCCGCGGCGCTTTCAGGGCCGGCCCGGCGCCCCCGGCGTGGCCGAGGGGCCGATCCTCGTCTACGACCAGGATCTCCCGACGGGTCCGCCCCGCCAGGTGGAGCCCGCCGCCATCCCCGCGGAGCGCGACCGCTTCGCGGCCGCGCTCGCGGCGACGGAGGCCGAGATCCTCGCCGCCCGCGCGCGCGTCGCGGAGGAACTGGGCGAGGACCATGCGCGCATCTTCGACGCCCATCGCTTCATCCTGCTCGATCAGTTCCTGCTCGACCAGACCCACCATCTGATCGGCGAGGGCTGGTGCGCCGAGACCGCCTATGCCGAAGCCTGCCAGCGGATCGTCCGCACTTTCCAGAGCCTGGACAACGGGCTGGCCGACCGCAGCGGCGACCTGCGCGACGTCGAACGGCGTGTACTCGCACGCCTCAGCGGCCGCGACGCGACCGGCTTCGGCGCGCTCAGCGAGCCGGTGATCGTGATTGCGCGGGACATCAGTCCCTCGGACGCGGCGACGATGAGCCGCGAGCGCGTGCTCGGCTTCGTCACCGAGCGCGGCGGCGAGACAAGCCACTCGGTCATCCTCGGCCGCAGCCTGGGCATTCCGGTCGTCGTCGGCGTCGACGGCCTCGCAACCGTTGCCAAGAGCGGCGACCGGCTCATCCTCGACGGGCACACGGGGCAGATCGTGCTCCACCCCGACGCGCATGCCGCGCTGCAGTTCGCGCGGCTGCGCGAGGCCTACGCTGAACTCGAGCGGCAGAGCCTGCGCTACAAGGACTATCCAGCCGAAACGCGCGACGGCCGCCAGATCGAGCTGATGGCCAACATCGAGCTCCCGATGGAGGTGCAGGCGGCCGTCCAGTACGGGGCGGCGGGCATCGGCCTGTTCCGCACCGAGTACCTGTTCCTGGCCTCCCCGAGCTTCCCGGACGAGGAGGCCCAGCTGGCGGTCTACCGCGAGGTGCTGGCGGCGGTGGCGCCGGACCCGGTGATCATCCGCAGCATGGACCTGGGCGGCGACAAGGTCTCGCCCGCCATGCGCTTCCCCGCCGAGGACAATCCCTCGCTCGGCTGGCGCGGGATCCGCTACGCCCTCGACCAGCCGGCGCTCTTTCGCACGCAGCTGCGGGCCATCCTGCGCGCGGGCGTCGCCGGCAGCCTGCGCCTGATGGTGCCGATGGTCTCGCGCGTCGAGGAGATCCGTGAAGTGAAGCGCCACCTCGCCGAGGTCAAGGCCGAGCTCGCCGCCGCGGGCCTGGCCTTCCAGAGCGACTACCAGCTGGGCGTGATGATCGAAACCCCCAGCGCCGTCGTGATCGCCCACCACCTCGCCCGCGAGGTGGACTTCTTCAGCATCGGCACCAACGACCTCGTCCAGTACTCGCTGGCCATCGACCGCGACAACGACTTCGTGCGCAAGCTCTACGAACCGTTCCATCCGGCGATCCTGCGCCAGATCAAGCGCACGGTCTCCGCGGGCAAGGAGGGCGGCTGCTGGGTCGGCATCTGCGGCGAGCTGCCCGAGGACCCGCTCTTCACGATCCTGCTCATCGGGCTCGGTCTGGACGAGATCAGCGTCAACCCCTATCGCCTGCCCGAGATCAAGCGCATCATCCGCAGCGTGACCTACGACCAGGCGCGAGGCCTGGTCAAGAGCGCCTGGAGCTACGCGACGGCCGAGGAGATCCGGCGCAGCGTCTCGCGGCTGGCCGCCCGCAAGTTCCCCGAGCTGGCCGCGGTCCTCCAGCCGGCGGAGTCCCGCGCGTGA